A stretch of the Streptomyces ortus genome encodes the following:
- a CDS encoding class E sortase, with translation MRVSVVHQRGRRRRARYARLLWNGAEVVATLGVVLLLLVAHQLWWTNRQAKEGAERKVHALEREWEGEREGEGEGEASAGEGGERGVPPAGAGDDRSGSGEGRSGSEAPPRWDQAYAVLGIPRLGLRVPVAEGVGKAGVLNKGYVGHYPGTAQPGGVGNFALAGHRNTHGEPFRYLDRLRRGDRVQVETRAAVYTYVVDRTLPRTSPGDGGTIRAIPRSTVKPAYGYTAPAHYLTLTTCTPQYTSKYRLVVWGKLRSVRPR, from the coding sequence GTGCGGGTTTCCGTCGTCCACCAGCGGGGTCGGCGGCGGCGTGCGCGGTACGCCCGGCTCCTCTGGAACGGTGCCGAAGTCGTCGCGACCCTCGGCGTCGTCCTCCTGCTCCTCGTCGCCCACCAGCTGTGGTGGACCAACCGGCAGGCCAAGGAGGGCGCCGAGCGCAAGGTCCACGCCCTCGAACGGGAGTGGGAAGGGGAACGGGAGGGGGAGGGGGAGGGGGAGGCATCGGCTGGAGAGGGCGGGGAGCGGGGCGTGCCCCCTGCCGGGGCCGGTGACGACCGCTCCGGAAGCGGGGAGGGCCGGTCCGGGAGTGAGGCCCCGCCCCGTTGGGATCAGGCCTACGCCGTTCTCGGCATCCCCCGGCTCGGGCTTCGCGTGCCCGTCGCCGAAGGGGTCGGGAAGGCGGGGGTGCTCAACAAGGGGTACGTCGGCCACTACCCGGGTACCGCCCAGCCCGGCGGCGTCGGGAACTTCGCCCTCGCCGGGCACCGGAACACCCATGGCGAGCCCTTCCGGTACCTCGACCGGCTCCGGCGCGGCGACCGGGTCCAGGTCGAGACGCGGGCCGCCGTCTACACGTACGTCGTCGACCGGACGCTGCCGCGGACCTCGCCCGGGGACGGCGGGACGATCCGCGCGATTCCCCGCAGTACGGTCAAACCGGCGTACGGGTACACCGCGCCCGCGCACTATCTGACGCTCACCACCTGCACACCCCAGTACACCTCCAAGTACCGGCTGGTCGTCTGGGGCAAGCTCCGTTCCGTACGGCCCCGGTAG
- a CDS encoding DUF3427 domain-containing protein, with amino-acid sequence MAEPGDLAEPDAGVYEQLITQSLHGRIEQLEASGWKAVHEEVSAESAPHVLARHVAEAVGRRLSRLPPDKRVAAVNQILSSLDESAPEPDEAVGAVIDGPRQLLSLAEQEAPGVYALRPLTPLSETALITNASDDPSLGAELRAELSTADSVDLLCAFVKWYGIRVLEDALRAAKERNVRIRVITTTYIGATDRLALDRLVRDFGAEVKVNYEIRSTRLHAKAWLFRRNSGFDTAYVGSSNLSKAALLDGLEWNVRLSSVATPSVLDKFEATFDAYWNDIAFESYDPDGDGERLDRALAQAGGTGSLTDLKINLSGLEVRAFPHQRDMLERLTVEREIHGRNRNLLVAATGTGKTVMAALDYRSLRKKLGGRNPRLLFVAHRKEILRQSLRTYREVLDNASFGELLHGGEDPRHWDHVFASVQSLRVERLEQLAPDHFDIIVIDEFHHATASTYRRVLDHFKPKELLGLTATPERMDGRNVQDEFFDGHIAAEMRLWEALENDLLCPFHYFGIPDGTDLTNLGWQKGTYADRELDNLYTGNHARARIVIKQIRDKISRPGAMRALGFCVSKVHAHFMADCFRKAGFKAAALDSESPAGVRAHALDDLRDGKLQVIFSVDLFNEGLDIPDVDTLLLLRPTNSATVFLQQLGRGLRRTETKPVLTVLDFIGQHRAEFRFEEQFRALTNLTRNRLVDHIERDFPQLPSGCQIILEGKSKDLVLDNIRTQLGATIKTLATEAKAYGTPRIADYLRESRREIKELYKSDNSWTAIVRKAGLVHNPAPSGEAALLKRVHSFLHVDDPERAHTYLRLLSDDTPAYEDLSPTDQTYAHMLFFNLWDNAGGFTSFQQGLESLRSQHVFRDELRQVLSYVIERSERLPIPLSGPHRDIPLKVHSAYNRSEILAALGVARLGGQMPRSFAQGVQWVDQIQTDALLITLEKNEKDFSPTIRYKDYALIPTLFHWESQNAIAGHSRTGMRYQQHDQQGSHILLFMRRYKSNDMGKSQPWMLIGPATYVEHTGSKPMAITWRLEHELPADVWTYSAIATG; translated from the coding sequence GTGGCGGAGCCGGGGGATCTGGCGGAGCCGGACGCGGGTGTTTATGAGCAGCTCATCACCCAGAGCCTGCACGGTCGGATAGAGCAGCTCGAAGCCTCGGGTTGGAAGGCAGTCCACGAGGAAGTCAGTGCGGAATCGGCTCCGCACGTACTCGCTCGCCACGTCGCTGAGGCTGTCGGGCGCAGGCTAAGCCGACTGCCGCCCGACAAACGGGTCGCCGCTGTTAACCAGATCCTGTCCTCGCTCGATGAAAGCGCGCCGGAGCCGGACGAGGCCGTCGGCGCCGTCATCGACGGTCCGCGGCAACTACTGTCGCTCGCGGAGCAGGAGGCGCCTGGCGTTTACGCACTTCGCCCACTCACGCCTCTGTCCGAGACGGCACTCATCACCAACGCCTCGGATGACCCGAGTCTGGGTGCGGAACTGCGAGCCGAGTTGTCTACCGCGGACAGCGTGGACCTGCTCTGTGCCTTCGTGAAGTGGTACGGCATCCGCGTACTGGAAGATGCTCTTCGGGCCGCCAAGGAGCGGAACGTACGGATTCGCGTCATCACGACGACGTACATCGGTGCCACTGATCGGCTCGCGCTCGACCGCTTGGTCCGCGACTTTGGTGCCGAGGTAAAGGTCAACTACGAGATCCGGTCTACGCGATTGCATGCGAAGGCATGGTTGTTCCGCCGCAACAGCGGTTTCGACACCGCGTATGTCGGCAGCTCGAACCTGTCGAAGGCTGCGCTGCTCGACGGTTTGGAGTGGAACGTACGTCTGTCGTCGGTGGCGACCCCCTCGGTCTTGGACAAGTTCGAGGCGACCTTCGACGCGTACTGGAACGACATTGCCTTCGAGTCCTACGACCCTGACGGTGATGGTGAGCGACTCGATCGAGCCCTCGCCCAGGCGGGCGGCACCGGCTCCCTAACCGACCTGAAGATCAATCTCTCTGGCCTTGAGGTTCGAGCATTTCCCCATCAGCGGGACATGCTGGAACGCCTCACTGTTGAGCGCGAGATTCACGGTCGAAACCGCAACCTTCTGGTCGCAGCCACCGGTACAGGTAAGACTGTGATGGCAGCCCTGGACTACCGATCTCTTCGTAAGAAGCTCGGCGGCAGGAATCCTAGGCTGCTTTTCGTAGCCCACCGCAAGGAAATTCTCCGACAGTCGTTGCGGACGTATCGCGAGGTACTGGATAACGCATCCTTCGGAGAGTTGCTCCACGGAGGCGAGGACCCCCGACACTGGGACCATGTCTTCGCTAGCGTTCAGTCGCTGCGGGTAGAGCGGCTGGAACAACTCGCCCCGGACCACTTCGACATCATCGTCATCGACGAGTTCCACCACGCCACAGCGTCCACGTATCGACGAGTTCTCGACCACTTCAAGCCGAAGGAACTACTCGGCCTCACTGCTACGCCTGAGCGCATGGACGGACGAAACGTCCAAGATGAGTTCTTCGATGGACACATCGCAGCGGAGATGCGGCTGTGGGAAGCACTAGAGAACGACCTGCTGTGCCCTTTCCACTACTTCGGCATCCCTGATGGCACAGACCTGACCAACCTCGGCTGGCAGAAGGGCACGTACGCAGACCGCGAGCTCGACAATCTCTATACGGGCAACCATGCGCGCGCCCGCATCGTGATCAAGCAGATCCGGGACAAGATCTCCCGCCCAGGTGCCATGCGGGCTTTGGGCTTCTGCGTATCCAAGGTGCACGCCCACTTCATGGCCGACTGCTTTCGCAAGGCCGGCTTCAAGGCCGCTGCGCTCGACAGTGAGTCACCCGCTGGAGTACGAGCCCACGCACTGGATGACCTGCGTGACGGCAAACTCCAAGTGATCTTCTCCGTCGACCTGTTCAACGAAGGGCTCGACATTCCCGACGTCGATACCCTCCTGCTCCTACGTCCCACGAACAGCGCCACAGTTTTCCTCCAGCAGCTGGGACGCGGCCTGCGTCGTACGGAGACGAAGCCGGTGCTCACCGTTCTGGACTTCATTGGGCAGCATCGAGCGGAGTTCCGCTTTGAGGAGCAGTTCCGGGCCCTGACGAACCTGACTCGGAACCGACTCGTAGACCATATCGAGCGGGACTTCCCACAGCTTCCATCCGGATGCCAAATCATCCTGGAGGGAAAGTCGAAGGACCTCGTTCTCGATAACATTCGCACTCAACTGGGCGCCACCATCAAGACATTGGCGACCGAAGCAAAAGCGTACGGCACACCGCGAATTGCGGATTATCTCCGAGAGAGCCGCCGGGAGATCAAGGAACTTTACAAGAGTGACAACTCTTGGACAGCCATCGTCCGTAAGGCTGGCCTCGTTCACAATCCCGCACCTTCCGGGGAAGCAGCACTCCTAAAGCGCGTCCACTCTTTTCTGCACGTCGATGACCCCGAACGTGCCCATACTTACCTTCGCTTGCTCTCAGACGATACGCCCGCATATGAAGATCTGAGCCCCACGGACCAAACATACGCTCACATGCTCTTCTTCAATCTGTGGGACAACGCAGGAGGCTTCACCAGTTTCCAGCAAGGGCTCGAATCACTGCGCTCCCAGCACGTGTTCCGCGATGAACTCCGACAGGTACTGTCCTACGTCATCGAGCGATCAGAACGTTTGCCGATCCCGCTCTCGGGGCCCCATCGCGACATCCCTTTGAAGGTTCACAGCGCGTACAACCGCTCTGAGATTCTGGCCGCCCTCGGCGTGGCCCGGCTCGGCGGCCAGATGCCGAGGTCCTTCGCGCAAGGCGTCCAGTGGGTCGACCAGATCCAAACCGACGCACTGTTGATCACACTGGAAAAGAACGAAAAAGACTTCTCGCCCACCATCCGCTACAAGGATTACGCGCTCATTCCAACCCTCTTCCACTGGGAGTCGCAGAACGCCATCGCTGGTCATTCGCGTACGGGCATGCGCTACCAGCAGCATGACCAGCAGGGCAGTCACATCCTGCTGTTCATGCGCCGCTACAAGAGCAACGACATGGGCAAGTCGCAGCCATGGATGCTCATCGGTCCGGCAACGTATGTGGAACACACCGGCAGCAAGCCGATGGCCATCACTTGGCGCCTCGAACATGAACTTCCAGCCGATGTATGGACGTACTCGGCTATCGCAACAGGCTAA
- a CDS encoding helix-turn-helix domain-containing protein yields the protein MPAGPTTRRRQLGADLRRLRELKGLTLEEAGARVGISKATLSRYETKEGSVKWPAVDALCREYAASDAERLALVDLAKGAKIQGWWRSLADPIPESMNLMLTLEDEVVREDHYACMYIPGLLQTRSYAEAVHRASEMRCAEREVQHMVDIRIKRQELLQREDPPHVWCVIDEAALRRSVGGRAVMHEQLRHLLITSELPNVTIQVLPFSTGAHAAAVGSFVVLGGQTPELDVVYVDILGGGLFMEKPEELERYRLAFQYLRAQALDLEASLALIQRISEES from the coding sequence ATGCCCGCTGGACCTACCACCCGCAGGCGCCAGCTGGGCGCCGACCTGCGTCGCCTCCGTGAACTCAAAGGCTTGACGCTTGAGGAAGCGGGCGCCCGCGTTGGCATCTCAAAGGCGACGCTGAGCCGCTACGAGACCAAAGAGGGGTCGGTGAAGTGGCCAGCGGTGGACGCTCTTTGCCGGGAGTACGCCGCTTCGGACGCGGAGCGTCTCGCCCTGGTCGATTTGGCGAAGGGGGCCAAAATTCAGGGCTGGTGGCGGTCCCTCGCCGACCCCATCCCTGAGTCGATGAACCTCATGCTCACGCTTGAGGACGAGGTGGTACGCGAGGACCACTACGCCTGCATGTACATCCCAGGGCTCTTGCAGACCCGCAGTTACGCCGAAGCCGTGCACCGCGCCTCGGAGATGCGGTGTGCTGAGCGCGAGGTGCAGCACATGGTGGACATCCGCATCAAGCGGCAAGAACTTCTACAGCGGGAGGACCCGCCGCACGTTTGGTGCGTCATCGACGAGGCCGCCCTCCGACGCAGCGTTGGTGGACGAGCAGTGATGCACGAACAGTTGCGACACCTACTCATCACATCCGAGCTCCCCAACGTCACCATCCAAGTGTTGCCGTTCTCAACAGGAGCTCACGCGGCAGCGGTTGGGAGCTTTGTGGTCCTCGGAGGCCAGACTCCCGAGCTTGACGTGGTGTACGTGGATATCCTCGGCGGTGGACTCTTCATGGAGAAGCCGGAGGAACTGGAGCGCTATAGGTTGGCGTTCCAATACCTTCGCGCACAGGCCCTCGACCTGGAGGCTTCCCTGGCGCTGATCCAACGTATAAGCGAGGAGTCCTGA
- a CDS encoding RICIN domain-containing protein, translating into MSLWTSLEPASATVDPGGSTTVRLRLRNTGDVVDEYRFEAVGGLAPWTVVEPQTLRLYPGTTGSVDVTFAPPRTPDATAGPNPYAIRITPTEHPEATTVPEGNLTITPFTEIRAELVPPTVKGRFRGRPKLAVDNLGNTKLTASVSGSDNGDQLSYDIHPSNVQIEPGRAAFVKTTLKPRQISWFGSKESRPYTLAVQRSGVGPLDVEGTYIQKSFLPRWLATFLGIFMALAITFVMLWIAYKPNVRSTATEKLQEAGVSTLAPSPSPTPEAPKAPSAEADPSAPAAQNSDGAGGGGGPAAKPTKTAAPKGVVPARNVLLRNTATKRCADIPGKGKGKRDGRVQQFTCDEAADDNQLWDLEVRYPKLGPGGAALFQIRNVKDQFCMDLPGVGPQPIHAAISEADCVGTTDNNQLWWADKQDNGSYWIRNFASNHMCLEVGGNRDNTDEVRLLLFTCTNTDDQEWQIIHPSKS; encoded by the coding sequence GTGAGCCTTTGGACTTCCCTCGAACCCGCCTCCGCGACCGTGGACCCGGGTGGCAGTACGACAGTGCGGCTGCGTCTTCGCAACACGGGTGACGTCGTCGACGAATACCGCTTCGAGGCGGTCGGAGGCCTGGCGCCCTGGACGGTTGTCGAACCGCAGACGCTGCGGCTGTATCCGGGTACGACGGGTTCGGTGGACGTGACGTTCGCGCCGCCGCGCACACCCGATGCGACGGCGGGCCCGAATCCGTACGCGATACGCATCACGCCGACCGAGCACCCCGAGGCGACCACCGTCCCCGAGGGCAACCTCACCATCACCCCGTTCACGGAGATACGGGCGGAGCTGGTGCCGCCGACCGTGAAGGGCCGCTTCCGCGGACGCCCCAAGCTGGCCGTGGACAACCTGGGCAATACGAAACTGACGGCGTCGGTGAGCGGCAGCGACAACGGCGACCAGCTGTCGTACGACATCCACCCGTCGAACGTACAGATCGAGCCGGGCCGTGCGGCGTTCGTGAAGACGACGCTCAAGCCCCGCCAGATCAGCTGGTTCGGATCGAAGGAGTCCCGCCCCTACACACTCGCCGTGCAGCGGTCCGGCGTGGGCCCGCTGGACGTCGAAGGCACGTACATCCAGAAAAGCTTCCTGCCGCGCTGGCTCGCCACCTTCCTCGGCATCTTCATGGCACTCGCGATCACCTTCGTGATGCTGTGGATCGCCTACAAGCCCAACGTCCGCAGCACCGCCACGGAGAAGCTCCAGGAGGCCGGCGTCAGCACGCTGGCTCCTTCCCCCTCACCGACCCCCGAGGCGCCGAAGGCCCCGTCCGCGGAGGCGGATCCCAGCGCGCCGGCCGCGCAGAATTCCGACGGCGCGGGCGGCGGAGGCGGGCCTGCGGCGAAGCCCACGAAGACGGCGGCGCCCAAGGGCGTGGTGCCCGCCAGGAACGTCCTCCTGCGGAACACCGCCACCAAGAGGTGCGCCGACATCCCGGGCAAGGGCAAGGGCAAGAGGGACGGCCGGGTACAGCAGTTCACGTGCGACGAGGCCGCCGACGACAACCAGCTCTGGGACCTTGAGGTGCGCTACCCGAAGCTCGGCCCCGGCGGCGCCGCCCTCTTCCAGATCCGCAACGTCAAGGACCAGTTCTGCATGGACCTGCCGGGCGTCGGCCCCCAGCCCATCCACGCGGCGATCTCCGAGGCCGACTGCGTCGGCACGACGGACAACAACCAGCTCTGGTGGGCCGACAAACAGGACAACGGCTCGTACTGGATCCGCAACTTCGCCAGCAACCACATGTGCCTGGAGGTGGGCGGAAACCGAGACAACACCGACGAGGTACGCCTCCTGCTCTTCACGTGCACCAACACGGACGACCAGGAGTGGCAGATCATCCACCCGTCAAAGAGCTGA
- a CDS encoding bifunctional serine/threonine-protein kinase/ABC transporter substrate-binding protein, producing the protein MRPLRPGDPPSVGGHRLLGRLGAGGMGVVYLARSAGGTLVALKVIRAEYAADHDFRTRFRREAEAAGGLTGRWLVPVTAAEPAAREPWLATAFVPGPSLAEAVTLHGPLPDRTVRVLGARLAEALTEVHAAGLVHRDVKPGNVLLALDGPRLIDFGIARSAGATALTASDVVIGSPGYLSPEQARVRTGGGGVGPPSDVFSLGCVLAYAATGRRPFGTGTVAAVIFRTVHEEPDLDAVPWTLVPLLTACLAKDPAARPTAQEVRAALTDEGGLTAGEAVDAGDALTDGGGPAPDWLPPSLPRLIAERSSAALSLPDPSPGPGPGPGPGPGPDPRPGPGPVTLVQPDGVPEPARPALSRRRVLALGSAAGVVLTGGGLAAWAATRSTADRDGSARSGPLPRYVIGLQADLSGPDRATGRAQERGARIAVSHFNAGSGGSGSGGSESRDTTSQGATSQGATSQGAASQGGGSQGGGSRAGRPFDLALKVLDDAGKAKRAEEVTGRFVADHDVYAVIAATGGSAAEVAVARYEKALLPVLSVSSGTDLYAATTTRAYFQLRPDEYALATPFIHYLTHVEKSRRTALIDDGAARRASWQIVKDMSAYPPSQGTTTTHTVPADSEDFDAVAAAVLAADAQAVVYAGTSPHRAARCARALAQAGFRGTRMASQPVLETAFLKEAGPAAEGWVISATYVDPAALPAAARFVETYRKRFGVRTVERYAVEAYDALLFVAQGMRELGGVEPERGAMVRRLRQITYRGLAKTIEFDPVTHEFRWVNSLFLYRVQNGVPVFLGHYDKAKKP; encoded by the coding sequence CTGCGCCCGCTCAGGCCCGGCGACCCGCCCTCCGTCGGCGGTCACCGGCTGCTCGGCCGGCTCGGCGCGGGCGGCATGGGCGTGGTCTACCTGGCGCGTTCGGCGGGCGGGACGCTGGTCGCCCTGAAGGTGATCCGCGCCGAGTACGCGGCCGACCACGACTTCCGGACCCGTTTCCGCCGCGAGGCCGAGGCGGCGGGCGGGCTCACCGGGCGGTGGCTGGTACCGGTCACCGCGGCCGAACCGGCGGCCCGCGAACCCTGGCTGGCGACCGCCTTCGTACCTGGCCCGTCGCTGGCCGAGGCCGTCACCCTGCACGGGCCGCTGCCCGACCGTACGGTACGTGTCCTGGGCGCGCGGCTGGCCGAAGCACTCACCGAGGTGCACGCGGCGGGCCTGGTGCACCGGGACGTCAAGCCGGGCAACGTCCTGCTCGCCCTCGACGGACCCCGGCTGATCGATTTCGGCATCGCGCGGTCCGCCGGTGCCACCGCGCTGACCGCGAGCGACGTGGTGATCGGTTCACCCGGCTATCTCTCACCCGAGCAGGCGCGGGTACGGACCGGTGGCGGCGGCGTCGGCCCGCCGAGCGACGTCTTCTCGCTGGGCTGCGTGCTGGCGTACGCGGCGACCGGGCGGCGCCCGTTCGGCACCGGCACCGTGGCCGCCGTCATCTTCCGTACGGTCCACGAGGAACCGGACCTGGATGCCGTGCCGTGGACCCTGGTCCCGCTGCTGACCGCCTGCCTCGCCAAGGACCCGGCGGCCCGGCCCACCGCGCAGGAGGTCCGGGCCGCCCTGACCGACGAGGGCGGTCTCACCGCCGGGGAGGCCGTGGACGCCGGGGACGCTCTGACCGACGGGGGCGGCCCGGCGCCCGACTGGCTGCCGCCCTCGCTCCCCCGGCTGATCGCGGAACGCTCGTCGGCCGCCCTGTCCCTGCCCGACCCCTCTCCGGGTCCGGGACCAGGACCGGGACCAGGACCCGGTCCAGATCCCCGCCCCGGCCCAGGCCCCGTCACACTCGTACAGCCCGACGGCGTACCGGAGCCGGCCCGCCCCGCCCTCTCCCGGCGCCGCGTCCTGGCGCTGGGCTCGGCGGCCGGGGTCGTCCTGACCGGCGGCGGCCTCGCGGCCTGGGCCGCCACCAGGTCCACCGCCGACCGCGACGGCTCGGCCCGCTCGGGACCGCTCCCCCGGTACGTCATCGGCCTGCAGGCGGACCTGTCGGGACCGGACAGGGCGACGGGCCGGGCACAGGAACGGGGCGCGCGGATCGCCGTGTCGCACTTCAACGCCGGATCAGGCGGCTCCGGATCCGGCGGCTCCGAATCCCGTGACACCACTTCCCAAGGCGCCACTTCCCAAGGCGCCACTTCCCAAGGCGCCGCTTCCCAGGGCGGCGGTTCCCAGGGCGGCGGTTCCCGTGCCGGCCGCCCCTTCGACCTCGCGCTGAAGGTCCTGGACGACGCCGGGAAGGCGAAGCGGGCCGAGGAGGTGACCGGCCGGTTCGTCGCGGACCACGACGTGTACGCCGTCATCGCCGCGACCGGCGGCTCCGCGGCCGAGGTCGCCGTGGCCCGCTACGAGAAGGCCCTGCTGCCCGTCCTGTCCGTCTCCTCCGGCACCGATCTGTACGCCGCGACCACCACACGCGCGTACTTCCAGCTCAGGCCCGACGAGTACGCCCTGGCGACGCCCTTCATCCACTACCTCACCCACGTCGAGAAGAGCCGCAGGACCGCGCTCATCGACGACGGGGCGGCGCGGCGGGCCAGTTGGCAGATCGTCAAGGACATGAGCGCGTACCCGCCCTCGCAGGGCACGACCACGACCCACACCGTCCCCGCGGACAGCGAGGACTTCGACGCGGTCGCCGCCGCCGTGCTCGCCGCGGACGCCCAGGCCGTCGTCTACGCCGGCACCTCACCGCACCGGGCCGCCCGCTGCGCCCGCGCCCTGGCACAGGCCGGGTTCCGGGGCACGCGCATGGCCTCGCAACCCGTACTGGAGACCGCGTTCCTCAAGGAGGCGGGCCCGGCGGCCGAGGGCTGGGTGATCAGCGCGACCTACGTGGACCCGGCCGCGCTGCCGGCCGCGGCGCGCTTCGTGGAGACGTACCGGAAACGCTTCGGGGTACGCACGGTCGAGCGTTACGCAGTGGAGGCGTACGACGCGCTGCTCTTCGTCGCCCAGGGCATGCGCGAGCTGGGCGGGGTCGAGCCCGAACGGGGTGCCATGGTGCGCAGGCTGCGCCAGATCACCTACAGGGGCCTGGCGAAGACGATCGAGTTCGACCCGGTGACCCACGAGTTCCGCTGGGTCAACAGCCTGTTCCTGTACCGCGTACAGAACGGCGTTCCGGTCTTCCTCGGCCACTACGACAAGGCGAAAAAGCCCTGA
- a CDS encoding ATP-binding protein, protein MDCTAGLLRKPWDLPFVAEPEEVSGLRRTLRSHLELWKLSEVTDAAQLCVSELVSNVITHVGPGTPAKLAVSMNGTYLRIEVHDPDARALPTLLDAGSEAEAGRGVAIIDAVADRWGVQLCSDRKVTWCELQTGLSPAQGLSPGVGGSVTRAGVTLCLCGDSFGEPPPVVSSRFLSTAIAEEAAIGMIADLLRWLGERGCDVDGALDRAQTHYEAKLAHGADLPPCAKAKS, encoded by the coding sequence ATGGACTGCACCGCCGGTTTGCTGCGGAAGCCGTGGGACCTGCCGTTCGTGGCCGAACCTGAGGAGGTCTCAGGGCTTCGGCGCACGCTCAGATCGCACCTCGAACTGTGGAAGCTGAGCGAGGTCACGGACGCTGCTCAACTCTGCGTAAGCGAGCTTGTGTCCAACGTGATCACGCACGTCGGCCCGGGCACACCCGCGAAGCTTGCCGTCTCGATGAACGGCACGTATCTACGCATCGAGGTCCACGACCCGGACGCACGTGCTCTGCCCACACTTCTCGACGCCGGCTCTGAGGCTGAAGCCGGGCGGGGCGTGGCCATCATCGATGCCGTGGCCGACCGGTGGGGCGTACAGCTGTGCTCCGACCGGAAAGTGACTTGGTGCGAGTTGCAGACTGGGCTGAGTCCCGCGCAGGGACTCAGCCCAGGAGTGGGGGGTAGCGTCACTCGGGCAGGGGTGACGCTCTGCCTATGCGGCGACAGCTTCGGCGAGCCCCCGCCTGTAGTGAGCTCTCGATTTTTGAGCACGGCTATCGCGGAGGAGGCGGCGATTGGCATGATCGCTGACTTGCTCCGCTGGCTTGGAGAGCGCGGCTGCGACGTGGACGGTGCCCTCGATCGTGCCCAGACGCACTACGAGGCGAAGCTCGCCCATGGAGCCGATCTGCCACCTTGCGCAAAAGCGAAATCTTGA
- a CDS encoding DUF397 domain-containing protein gives MDIRPKPRWFKSSYSGGSGTECVECLPVDGLLRVRDSKRGDGPVVTVRADAWRAFIRAL, from the coding sequence ATGGACATACGGCCTAAGCCCCGCTGGTTCAAGTCCTCGTACAGCGGCGGGAGTGGCACAGAGTGTGTCGAGTGCCTCCCCGTTGATGGCCTCTTGAGAGTGCGGGACTCCAAGCGCGGCGACGGACCGGTGGTGACTGTCCGCGCCGATGCTTGGCGGGCATTCATACGGGCGCTGTAG
- a CDS encoding SEC-C metal-binding domain-containing protein: MRPDTSAEYVDHNAEAARLERTAGLYPEDAEHLLVQAAAHLELADDRPRATSLYDSLLSSTTPLENPFLVRALKAANLWEYGHEAEARAIIEGVRAAAPRDPAPWVIVAESLESHDELEAAQETFTEAAVHLLTDVPEPPYATHPVLFGRHRVRRMLGLAHDDWDSLADTLNSSPVTLDELHDPKRVWSLGSDNPAELQAEISRLRAELGTFREALSRPFPVAVLHWPSPELTELLTAYPTLSAEYPSHEEHLSTIEASLRELAASGTPNLGIVTGTVPSYEAFAASELASPGDASLLPQYATTLAARGRAVAWPPERGAGCWCGSGRGYGECHGSDA; this comes from the coding sequence ATGCGCCCCGACACGTCTGCCGAGTACGTCGACCACAACGCCGAAGCAGCACGCCTGGAGCGGACAGCCGGCCTGTATCCCGAGGACGCCGAACACCTGCTCGTGCAGGCGGCGGCCCACCTCGAACTGGCCGACGACCGCCCGCGAGCCACCTCTCTCTACGACAGCCTGCTCTCCAGCACGACCCCCCTGGAGAACCCGTTCCTGGTACGGGCCCTGAAGGCGGCCAACCTCTGGGAGTACGGTCACGAGGCGGAGGCCAGGGCGATCATCGAGGGCGTCCGCGCGGCGGCACCGCGCGACCCGGCGCCCTGGGTGATCGTCGCCGAGTCCCTGGAGTCCCACGACGAGCTGGAGGCGGCGCAGGAGACGTTCACGGAGGCGGCGGTCCACCTCCTGACGGACGTCCCGGAGCCGCCGTACGCGACCCACCCGGTCCTCTTCGGCCGCCATCGCGTACGCCGCATGCTGGGCCTCGCCCACGACGACTGGGACTCCCTCGCGGACACGCTCAACTCCTCCCCGGTCACCCTGGACGAGCTGCACGACCCGAAGCGCGTGTGGTCGCTGGGCTCCGACAACCCGGCGGAACTGCAGGCGGAGATCTCCCGCCTGCGCGCCGAACTGGGCACGTTCCGCGAGGCGTTGTCCCGCCCGTTCCCGGTGGCGGTCCTCCACTGGCCGTCCCCGGAACTGACAGAACTCCTGACGGCGTACCCCACCCTGTCGGCGGAGTACCCGTCCCACGAGGAACACCTGTCGACGATAGAGGCCTCACTACGCGAACTGGCCGCCTCGGGCACCCCGAACCTCGGCATCGTGACGGGCACGGTCCCGTCGTACGAGGCCTTCGCGGCATCGGAACTGGCCTCCCCCGGCGACGCGTCCCTCCTACCGCAGTACGCGACAACACTGGCGGCCCGGGGAAGGGCTGTGGCTTGGCCGCCGGAGCGGGGGGCGGGTTGTTGGTGTGGGTCGGGGCGGGGGTATGGGGAGTGCCACGGCAGCGACGCGTGA
- a CDS encoding DUF6087 family protein, which produces MGKHSRPGPSNQPSRAVPYVDADSPFAAYDKRRRPPMDINRRHRPTHGGAGHLRPDEPRVLEEWNGFAYEPVGTALDLTAAQDWVNEPQVGDGPAA; this is translated from the coding sequence ATGGGCAAGCACAGCCGACCCGGACCGTCGAACCAGCCGTCGCGCGCCGTCCCATACGTGGACGCCGACAGTCCGTTCGCCGCATACGACAAGCGGCGGCGCCCGCCGATGGATATCAACCGGCGCCATCGGCCGACGCACGGCGGTGCCGGTCATCTCCGGCCCGACGAGCCGCGCGTTCTGGAGGAGTGGAACGGGTTCGCGTACGAGCCGGTCGGCACCGCCCTCGACCTCACAGCAGCCCAGGATTGGGTCAACGAACCTCAGGTCGGCGACGGCCCGGCAGCGTAA